The Juglans regia cultivar Chandler chromosome 11, Walnut 2.0, whole genome shotgun sequence genome contains the following window.
agttcACTAAAGCTTCGTcggccccgtttggattcaaagatgagattagatgagttgagatgatctaactcatctctcaatccaaaccagcTAAACCTATTTCATAATATGTTTCCTTTTCTATCATGAATTCTCACAAAACTACCATTAGAGATCAGAAAAGACTCCACCATCATAATCATGAAATTGCCAAAACCTAAGCATGCATGCCTCATGTATTATTATACTACATGAGCCTATCATGCAGTTCTCAACACTGTTTTTATTATATAGGCATAAAATACAGAGATTCAAGGCGCTGTTCAATAATTCTGAATGCGTCATCAGAACATCACAAGGGACTGTAAAGCAAGAAATAACATAACCCAAAGGCTCCAATTAAAAGGGAACCTATTTTCAACCCAAGAAAGATACTCCTTTCAAATGGAAGGTACTTAGTTTCCCAACCGTATGTACTTTCCACATCCATCCCTATCCCTCCCCAAACCAAACCTGAAAGAAAGCAGCAAATTATTCAAGCCATATCTACTCTGATAAATCCTGTCTTTCTTAAATTCTAGAAGAGAAACAGAATGCTGGACAAAAGTTGCTGTCACGATCCAGCTACATGTTGCGACAAAATACCTGCAGAACAATGTCTCTGTCACCAAAACCCTCATGAATCAATACTGCGGATTCAAAAAAGAAGAACCAATTTGTGCATGTGAGAGATTATGATTGTCCaaataattcaaacaaaagCTTGTTACAGTTGCAAAGAAACATAAATTCCCAGAAGCATATCCACAACAAAAATTATCCAATTGGATATTGATGGAATCTATAGCAATCATAAAGGTTCAACATTCAAGCATTGAGGTTACACAAACATATAGATTGATGGAACCATGCTGCTCTGGacaataagcaaaagaaaacgGTCAACGATATGATGAGCACCAAGGCCACAAAAAAACATGCCCATGGGTGGATGCCAAATGCAATTGTCTTAATGTCGTATTGGATGGAGATGGGACCAACAATCCTCAAGTGTCAAACAGTATCTGGGTTACATgacattattttctttctagttTAATATTTACAGTAAAGCATGACCACCATTCCCCCAGGGCCCCAAGGTTAAATGGAAGTGTGATTAAAATTATATGGAACCAATACCAAGGGATAGTGGCACAgttcatatgaaaataaaatgatgcaTATTAACTCATATTTTGGATTCAGGGGCTGGGACTTTGATGTCTGATGGGATTCATAACAGGCATCTAAAGAttctaaacataaaataaactcgaaaaaaaaaaaaatcttttgacaACAAAGCAGATGTTAAAATCTACCTTGCCTTATCATTAGCACGCAAGAAGGAATTTATAAGGAGGAATTTAATTGCAAGAGAAAAAAGGGACCTCCCCCGCCTcagcatattttttattaagaagctcatcattattttttttatcaataaacaaaattttattgagcataaaatagacaaagcccaagtatacgggacggGGAGATCATCATTATAATAATTACAGTTTATGGAAAGTGAACCAGGAAAATAACCATACAAGTAAGCTTGATAGAGAGAGTGCCAGCAATTACATGCAACAAAATAGGTGCTTTGAATGGCCAAAAGTACCTGTACAGGATATGGTCCAGGCCCCAGGGTGATGGATCTTCAGCTTCCCTGAAGAACTTTCTGAGGATCGAGTTGCCCACTACAGTAACTGGAAGGAACAGCAGAAAGCTCCTGCCTTCCTTTCCACTCCTCACCAGGTTTCAGTGTGATAGGTTTCTCGGCGGCGGCTGCCTCCACACACAGCATATGCTTGTACTCATCATCTCCAAAATCAGTCATAGCCTTTGCCTTCTTATCCCAGGGATTCCACACCACTGCATGAGGAAAAAAGGTACAAAGTACAAAATATACGAGATAATATGACAACAGTGAGAAAGTTGTTTCAAATAACAGTTTAGGAAGTTCGAAATTTTGAACTCTTaggttatataaaaatatcatcaagTATTTCCAAAGGTTCTGAGTTTATCTTCGCCAAGAGATCATTTTCTGCTTcatttatcttaaattattaatattcatgataTCTGCTTACATCCAAGTAAAGCCTAAAGACTGAAGGAATGCTCTTTCCACTGATCCAAGACATAACTTCATTTAATTATCATGATAAGTGAAGAGGAATTTGAATCACATAGAAGAGAGACCAGGCTAAGTACTTTATGAGAAGAAACTTGAGTTTCCATTAATATTTGTAAACGATATATTGAACTCAAGCCCCATAGGATGAAATAATGTTATCAGCATAGCAGCGGAACATGGTAAAATTACCAGCATCTGGAAGTCCATCTTTGCGTAGTACAAAcgtccttttcttttcatgatccAGAATTGCAATCTTTGTAGGAGTGCTAAGATATATCTTGTCCACCTATTAACCAACACGACATTATAGAAGCATTAGAATCAAACAATCATAAGCAAAATGCGTAAAAACTGCTGAACTCACTTCTGATTCAAATGTTATCGCATCCCCTTGTTCGGTAAAACGCTCCCTATTCTGCAAATTGTCAAGATAATCCAACGTCTCCAGTCCTTCTACCCGAACTTCACTGGACACGGTCAATTAAGCTATTATATACATTGTAAAACGGTAGATTATAAATTCAGCTGTACGTTATCCAAAAATTGTTGTTTGTTttgcaaacaaaaaagaacactAAAATGTAATACATACTGGTATTGGGATCAAGCCATATTCAGTGAGATTGTTACTTGTGAACAAAAGTTGTGAACACCCCAAAACCAAGCTTATAATATAGCGAGATCACCGTATACTGGGATTAAACAGAGAGCATAGGAAACAACCTCCAATATGCTGTGAAATGATGCTAGTGGATTCACATGGGCATCAATAATTATAACCTTGATTGATTGTATCTCTATATTCTAATTGTTGAGATGGTATAtaatacaaacatttttaataagagaatacAGTTCGGTAAGTCAAAAGGGTAAGTAccgatcaaaagaaaaaagggcgAAGTGTATGAATGATATAAACAATCTGATAGAATCATTATcacctacttataaaaaaaaaaaaatcattatcacCAAACTGCTAACTGATAAAGTAAAGAAGCACACCAAGGTTGTTAATCACCTGATATCGGAAACAGAGAAATAGGTATGATATGCAAATGTGAATGTGAATGGCTTTCCATCAGTGCTGGTATTCCTGATGCGAGATGTCAATAGCAGATCTCCTCCAGGGCCCAGTGCTACCCTCAGACGGAACTCAAAACTGAAATTAACATATAGAGAAAGACAAGTTaaatagttttgaaaatgaaaaaattacatttaaaaaaaaaaaaaaaagtgatgattCATGAAG
Protein-coding sequences here:
- the LOC108979686 gene encoding putative glucose-6-phosphate 1-epimerase isoform X1, whose translation is MSSEKGLSAPLATPSAPSYGPPTVELCKGVNGLDKVVLREPRGSSAEVYLYGGHVTSWKNDHGEELLFVSSKAVFKPPKAIRGGIPICFPQFSNLGSLEPHGFARNRLWAIDTDPPPFPTTTSSKTFVDLILKPSEDDLKIWPHSFEFRLRVALGPGGDLLLTSRIRNTSTDGKPFTFTFAYHTYFSVSDISEVRVEGLETLDYLDNLQNRERFTEQGDAITFESEVDKIYLSTPTKIAILDHEKKRTFVLRKDGLPDAVVWNPWDKKAKAMTDFGDDEYKHMLCVEAAAAEKPITLKPGEEWKGRQELSAVPSSYCSGQLDPQKVLQGS
- the LOC108979686 gene encoding putative glucose-6-phosphate 1-epimerase isoform X2; this encodes MLDLVYLYGGHVTSWKNDHGEELLFVSSKAVFKPPKAIRGGIPICFPQFSNLGSLEPHGFARNRLWAIDTDPPPFPTTTSSKTFVDLILKPSEDDLKIWPHSFEFRLRVALGPGGDLLLTSRIRNTSTDGKPFTFTFAYHTYFSVSDISEVRVEGLETLDYLDNLQNRERFTEQGDAITFESEVDKIYLSTPTKIAILDHEKKRTFVLRKDGLPDAVVWNPWDKKAKAMTDFGDDEYKHMLCVEAAAAEKPITLKPGEEWKGRQELSAVPSSYCSGQLDPQKVLQGS